One segment of Streptomyces sp. YIM 121038 DNA contains the following:
- a CDS encoding UDP-N-acetylmuramoyl-L-alanyl-D-glutamate--2,6-diaminopimelate ligase, with protein sequence MTTITPDPGNRTPGPLPFGPSGGTPGTLTAVPHADQSQTTQKDAPVTYPGPPRPAQVSATPLAELADQLGATAPGTAPGATGVTGITHDSRAVRPGDLYVALPGARMHGADFVAQAAGHGAAAILTDPTGAERAVGTDLPVLVVEDPRGRMGELAAAVYGHPGRDLLQIGITGTSGKTTTAYLMEGGLREVRSTGLIGTVEMRIGDERIKSERTTPEATDLQALFAVMRERGVQAVAMEVSSHALVLGRVDGCVFDVAVFNNLSPEHMEFHSDMEDYFRAKAQLFTRRRARLGVVNYDDEYGRRLLTESEVPVTTFSAEGHPDADWRAEDVQVGPMDSTFTAVGPKGERIAAKSPLAGPFNVANTLAAIVALAVAGIDPQTAADGVAAVPGVPGRLERVDAGQGYLAVVDYAHKTDAVESVLRALRKVTEGKLHIVLGCGGDRDRTKRRPMGAAAARLADTAVLTSDNPRSEDPLAILATMLAGAAEVPAHERAEVAVFEDRAAAIAAAVARAEPGDTVLVAGKGHEQGQDIAGVVRPFDDRQVLREAIQQTQG encoded by the coding sequence GTGACGACGATCACCCCGGATCCGGGGAACCGCACACCAGGGCCCCTCCCTTTTGGCCCCAGCGGGGGTACGCCCGGTACGCTCACCGCCGTGCCACACGCTGATCAGTCCCAAACCACCCAGAAGGACGCTCCCGTGACCTATCCGGGACCGCCCCGGCCGGCCCAGGTCTCCGCCACCCCCCTCGCGGAGCTCGCCGATCAGCTGGGGGCCACGGCCCCGGGCACCGCACCGGGAGCCACCGGTGTCACCGGCATCACCCACGACTCGCGCGCCGTGCGCCCCGGCGACCTGTACGTCGCGCTGCCCGGCGCCCGCATGCACGGCGCCGACTTCGTCGCCCAGGCCGCCGGCCACGGCGCCGCCGCCATCCTCACCGACCCGACGGGCGCCGAGCGCGCCGTCGGCACGGACCTGCCGGTCCTCGTCGTCGAGGACCCGCGCGGCCGCATGGGCGAGCTGGCCGCCGCGGTGTACGGCCACCCCGGCCGCGACCTGCTCCAGATCGGCATCACCGGTACGTCGGGCAAGACCACCACCGCGTACCTCATGGAGGGCGGCCTCAGAGAGGTCCGCAGCACCGGTCTGATCGGCACCGTGGAGATGCGCATCGGCGACGAGCGCATCAAGTCCGAGCGCACCACGCCCGAAGCCACCGATCTGCAGGCGCTGTTCGCGGTGATGCGCGAGCGCGGCGTCCAGGCGGTCGCGATGGAGGTCTCCAGCCACGCCCTGGTGCTCGGGCGCGTGGACGGCTGCGTGTTCGACGTGGCCGTGTTCAACAACCTGAGCCCGGAGCACATGGAGTTCCACTCCGACATGGAGGACTACTTCCGGGCCAAGGCGCAGCTGTTCACACGGCGGCGCGCCCGGCTCGGCGTCGTCAACTACGACGACGAGTACGGCCGCAGGCTCCTGACCGAGTCCGAGGTCCCGGTCACCACCTTCTCCGCCGAGGGCCACCCGGACGCCGACTGGCGCGCCGAGGACGTCCAGGTGGGGCCGATGGACTCCACGTTCACCGCCGTCGGCCCCAAGGGCGAGCGGATCGCCGCGAAGTCGCCGCTGGCGGGTCCGTTCAACGTGGCCAACACGCTCGCCGCGATCGTCGCGCTGGCCGTCGCCGGGATCGACCCGCAGACCGCGGCCGACGGCGTGGCCGCGGTGCCCGGCGTCCCGGGCCGCCTGGAGCGCGTCGACGCGGGCCAGGGCTACCTCGCGGTCGTCGACTACGCCCACAAGACGGACGCTGTCGAATCGGTCCTGCGCGCGCTGCGCAAGGTCACCGAGGGCAAGCTGCACATCGTGCTCGGCTGCGGCGGTGACCGCGACCGGACCAAGCGCAGGCCGATGGGCGCCGCCGCGGCCCGGCTCGCCGACACCGCCGTACTGACCTCCGACAACCCCCGCTCCGAGGACCCCCTCGCGATCCTCGCCACGATGCTCGCGGGCGCCGCGGAGGTGCCTGCCCACGAGCGCGCCGAGGTCGCCGTCTTCGAGGACCGGGCCGCCGCGATCGCCGCGGCCGTCGCCCGTGCCGAGCCCGGCGACACCGTCCTCGTCGCGGGCAAGGGCCACGAGCAGGGCCAGGACATCGCCGGGGTGGTCCGTCCCTTCGACGACCGCCAGGTGCTTCGCGAAGCTATCCAGCAAACCCAGGGATGA
- a CDS encoding penicillin-binding protein 2: protein MTDRQPPPRRRVPGPARPVRPARDGGPRRPQQGRRPARRPRPAAARPLRLGSPRPRLRLVSLALTLVMLAFVVRLLQVQAVDADAYAAKAEKNRYSSHKIAAERGAITDRRGVELATSVDAYDITADPTLFTAAETKIKDAPEQAAALLAPIVDEDADVLAKKLRTPKTRFTLLARRETPQVWKQIKDLRATLADKANADATAVNVLAGVFAVPTSKRVYPNDDLAAGILGWVNADGKGGGGIEQQLDKGLAGKPGEIRYAQSGGRQVPTAGTNEKPAVPGSDVELTIDRDIQWAAQDAITEQVRKSRADRGYVVVQDTRTGEVLAMANAPGFDPNDLSRAASGSLGNAAVQDAYEPGSTAKVMSMAAVLEENAATPHTRVTVPNRLHRGDRLFQDDIDHPTWYLTLNGVLAKSSNIGTILATGELGDTQRQVNRTLYSYLRKFGIGKPTGLGFPGETKGILAPPEKWSTSQQFTIPFGQGVSINAMQAASVYSTLANDGVRIEPTLVRGTKGPDGRFTPAPAPGKNRVVSKKTANTVARMLESVVDDEEGTGTKARIPGYRVAGKTGTANRVDPQTGRYRGYTSSFAGFAPADKPRVTVYCVIQNAKKGSYFGGQICGPIYKKVMQFSLKTLQVPPTGHTPARLPVTFTPGKPETPGRPPVADKPGR, encoded by the coding sequence GTGACGGATCGTCAGCCGCCGCCCCGGCGCCGCGTCCCCGGACCGGCCCGCCCCGTCCGGCCCGCCCGCGACGGCGGGCCGCGCCGCCCCCAGCAGGGCCGGCGGCCCGCCCGCCGCCCGCGCCCGGCCGCGGCCAGGCCGCTGCGCCTGGGCAGCCCCCGGCCCCGGCTGCGCCTGGTCAGCCTCGCCCTGACCCTGGTGATGCTGGCGTTCGTGGTGCGGCTCCTCCAGGTGCAGGCCGTCGACGCCGACGCGTACGCCGCCAAGGCGGAGAAGAACCGGTACTCCAGCCACAAGATCGCCGCCGAGCGCGGGGCCATCACCGACCGCCGCGGCGTCGAGCTGGCCACCAGTGTGGACGCGTACGACATCACGGCCGACCCCACGCTGTTCACGGCCGCGGAGACGAAGATCAAGGACGCGCCCGAGCAGGCCGCGGCCCTGCTCGCGCCGATCGTCGACGAGGACGCCGACGTCCTGGCCAAGAAGCTCAGGACGCCCAAGACCCGCTTCACCCTGCTCGCCCGGCGCGAGACCCCGCAGGTGTGGAAGCAGATCAAGGACCTGCGCGCCACGCTCGCCGACAAGGCCAACGCCGACGCCACGGCCGTCAACGTCCTCGCGGGCGTCTTCGCCGTGCCCACCAGCAAGCGCGTGTACCCGAACGACGACCTGGCCGCCGGGATACTGGGCTGGGTCAACGCCGACGGCAAGGGCGGCGGCGGCATCGAGCAGCAGCTCGACAAGGGCCTCGCGGGCAAGCCCGGCGAGATCCGCTACGCCCAGTCCGGCGGCCGCCAGGTGCCGACCGCGGGCACCAACGAGAAGCCCGCCGTGCCCGGCTCGGACGTCGAGCTGACCATCGACCGCGACATCCAGTGGGCCGCGCAGGACGCCATCACCGAGCAGGTCAGGAAGTCCCGGGCGGACCGCGGCTACGTGGTCGTGCAGGACACCCGCACCGGCGAGGTCCTCGCCATGGCCAACGCGCCCGGCTTCGACCCCAACGACCTGTCCCGGGCCGCGAGCGGAAGCCTCGGCAACGCGGCGGTGCAGGACGCCTACGAACCGGGCTCCACCGCCAAGGTCATGTCGATGGCCGCCGTCCTGGAGGAGAACGCGGCGACGCCCCACACCCGGGTGACCGTGCCCAACCGGCTGCACCGCGGCGACCGGCTCTTCCAGGACGACATCGACCACCCGACCTGGTACCTCACGCTCAACGGCGTGCTCGCCAAGTCCAGCAACATCGGCACGATCCTGGCCACCGGCGAGCTGGGCGACACCCAGCGGCAGGTGAACCGCACCCTCTACTCGTACCTGCGCAAGTTCGGCATCGGCAAGCCCACCGGACTGGGGTTCCCGGGCGAGACCAAGGGCATCCTCGCGCCGCCCGAGAAGTGGTCGACCTCGCAGCAGTTCACCATCCCGTTCGGCCAGGGCGTCTCCATCAACGCCATGCAGGCGGCCTCCGTGTACTCGACCCTCGCCAACGACGGCGTGCGGATCGAGCCCACGCTCGTGCGCGGCACCAAGGGACCCGACGGCCGCTTCACGCCCGCGCCCGCGCCCGGGAAGAACCGCGTCGTCAGCAAGAAGACCGCGAACACGGTCGCGCGGATGCTGGAGTCCGTCGTCGACGACGAGGAGGGCACCGGCACGAAGGCGCGCATCCCCGGCTACCGCGTCGCGGGCAAGACCGGCACCGCCAACCGCGTCGACCCGCAGACCGGCCGCTACCGCGGCTACACCTCGTCCTTCGCCGGGTTCGCGCCCGCCGACAAGCCGCGCGTCACCGTCTACTGCGTCATCCAGAACGCCAAGAAGGGCAGCTACTTCGGCGGACAGATCTGCGGGCCCATCTACAAGAAGGTCATGCAGTTCTCCCTGAAGACCCTCCAGGTGCCGCCCACCGGCCACACCCCCGCCCGCCTCCCGGTCACCTTCACCCCGGGCAAACCGGAGACGCCCGGCCGCCCTCCGGTCGCCGACAAGCCGGGCCGCTGA
- a CDS encoding septum formation initiator family protein, whose product MSRRPQLRGRAARLARLLPGGPSQAARTPFMLLVVLLLGGGLITLLLLNSSLNEGSFQLSKVKRETQELTDEEQQLQREVDEYAAPDALQRRARELGMVPGGDPAFLNPDGTVRGVPGSAPGPSALRESAARPPAPLPPAPQAPEALPTPGAVPSPAPSPAAVPPASGTSPGAAPPGSAPPGAAPPPSAKPAPTTSGR is encoded by the coding sequence GTGAGCAGGAGACCGCAGCTCCGGGGGCGGGCGGCGCGGCTCGCGCGGCTGCTGCCCGGCGGCCCGAGCCAGGCCGCCCGGACCCCCTTCATGCTCCTGGTCGTACTGCTGCTCGGCGGCGGCCTGATCACGCTCCTGCTGCTCAACTCCTCGCTCAACGAAGGGTCCTTCCAGCTCAGCAAGGTGAAGCGGGAGACCCAGGAGCTCACCGACGAGGAGCAGCAGCTCCAGCGGGAGGTCGACGAGTACGCCGCCCCGGACGCGCTCCAGCGCCGCGCCCGCGAGCTCGGCATGGTCCCCGGCGGCGACCCGGCCTTCCTGAACCCCGACGGCACCGTCCGCGGGGTCCCCGGCAGCGCGCCGGGTCCCTCGGCCCTGCGCGAGTCCGCGGCCCGCCCGCCCGCGCCGCTGCCCCCGGCGCCGCAGGCCCCCGAGGCGCTGCCCACGCCCGGGGCCGTGCCGTCCCCGGCGCCGAGCCCGGCCGCCGTGCCGCCCGCGAGCGGCACCTCGCCGGGCGCCGCCCCGCCGGGGTCCGCCCCGCCGGGCGCCGCCCCGCCCCCTTCCGCGAAGCCCGCCCCCACGACCTCCGGCAGGTGA
- the rsmH gene encoding 16S rRNA (cytosine(1402)-N(4))-methyltransferase RsmH: MMLQRCLDLLAPALTRPGAVVVDCTLGLGGHSEALLTAFPEARLVALDRDKEALRLSGERLAPYGERATLVHAVYDELPEVLDRLGIPRVQGVLFDLGVSSMQLDEADRGFAYAQDAPLDMRMDQTTGMSAAEVLNTYPAGELVRILRAYGEEKQAKRIVSAVVRERDKEPFSNSARLVELIRDALPQAAKRTGGNPAKRTFQALRIEVNGELSVLERAVPAAVKALAVDGRIAVLSYHSLEDRLVKQVFAAGAANTAPPGLPIVPEEYQPRLKLLTRGAELPTEEEIAENRRAAPARLRGAQRIREDVTP; encoded by the coding sequence GTGATGCTCCAGCGGTGCCTGGACCTGCTGGCCCCGGCGCTCACCCGGCCGGGAGCCGTCGTCGTCGACTGCACCCTCGGCCTCGGTGGCCACAGCGAGGCCCTCCTCACCGCCTTCCCCGAGGCCCGCCTCGTCGCCCTGGACCGGGACAAGGAGGCGCTGCGCCTGTCCGGCGAGCGGCTCGCGCCCTACGGCGAGCGCGCGACCCTCGTCCACGCGGTCTACGACGAGCTGCCCGAGGTGCTCGACCGGCTCGGCATCCCGCGCGTCCAGGGCGTCCTGTTCGACCTCGGCGTCTCCTCCATGCAGCTCGACGAGGCGGACCGCGGCTTCGCCTACGCCCAGGACGCGCCCCTCGACATGCGCATGGACCAGACGACCGGCATGAGCGCCGCCGAGGTCCTCAACACCTACCCCGCGGGCGAGCTGGTGCGGATCCTGCGCGCGTACGGCGAGGAGAAGCAGGCCAAGCGGATCGTCTCCGCCGTCGTGCGCGAGCGCGACAAGGAGCCCTTCAGCAACAGCGCCCGGCTCGTCGAGCTGATCAGGGACGCGCTCCCGCAGGCCGCCAAGCGCACCGGCGGCAACCCCGCCAAGCGCACCTTCCAGGCCCTGCGCATCGAGGTCAACGGCGAGCTGAGCGTCCTGGAGCGGGCCGTCCCGGCGGCGGTGAAGGCGCTCGCCGTGGACGGCCGCATCGCCGTCCTGTCGTACCACTCCCTCGAGGACCGCCTGGTCAAGCAGGTGTTCGCGGCCGGGGCGGCGAACACCGCGCCGCCCGGCCTGCCGATCGTGCCCGAGGAGTACCAGCCGCGGCTCAAGCTCCTCACGCGCGGTGCCGAACTGCCCACCGAGGAGGAGATCGCGGAGAACCGCAGGGCCGCGCCCGCGCGGCTGCGCGGAGCCCAGCGCATCCGCGAGGACGTCACTCCGTAA
- a CDS encoding carbonic anhydrase — protein MTTSASLPTEPEGAITTGAREDATVTDRLVDANTRYAAGFTDPGMDARPVLRVAVVACMDARLDLHAALGLELGDCHTIRNAGGVVTDDVIRSLTISQRALGTRSVALIHHTGCGLESLTEEFRHDLEMEVGQRPAWAVESFRDVDQDVRQSMQRVRTSPFLLHTDDVRGFVFDVHTGLLREIDPA, from the coding sequence ATGACGACTTCCGCATCCCTCCCCACCGAGCCCGAAGGCGCCATAACCACGGGTGCCCGCGAGGACGCCACCGTCACCGACCGCCTGGTCGACGCGAACACGCGCTACGCGGCGGGCTTCACCGACCCCGGCATGGACGCCCGGCCCGTCCTCCGGGTCGCGGTCGTGGCCTGCATGGACGCCCGCCTCGACCTGCACGCCGCACTCGGCCTCGAACTCGGTGACTGCCACACCATCCGTAACGCGGGCGGCGTCGTCACCGACGACGTCATCCGCTCGCTGACCATCAGCCAGCGCGCGCTCGGCACCCGCAGCGTGGCCCTCATCCACCACACCGGCTGCGGCCTGGAGTCCCTCACCGAGGAGTTCCGGCACGACCTCGAGATGGAGGTCGGACAGCGGCCCGCGTGGGCCGTGGAGTCCTTCCGCGACGTCGACCAGGACGTGCGGCAGTCGATGCAGCGCGTGCGCACCTCGCCGTTCCTGCTGCACACCGACGACGTGCGCGGCTTCGTCTTCGACGTGCACACGGGCCTGCTGCGCGAGATCGACCCCGCCTGA
- a CDS encoding MoxR family ATPase produces the protein MTTYDDRASLTDLTATAERVRGSVEGVIEGKPEVVRLSLTVLLAEGHLLIEDVPGVGKTMLAKALARSIDCSVRRIQFTPDLLPSDITGVSIWDQQRRDFEFKPGAIFAQIVIGDEINRASPKTQSALLESMEERQVTIDGQTYELPSPFMVVATQNPVEMEGTYPLPEAQRDRFMARVSIGYPGPEAELQMLDVHGGVSPLDDLQPVAHAHDIVKLIDAVRTVHVAEAVRRYAVDLVGATRNHPDLRLGASPRATLHLLRAAKASAALSGRDFALPDDVQALAVAVLSHRLLPTAQAQLNRRTAESVVLEILQRTPVPAAQQPGQGFFGQQPPGARRL, from the coding sequence GTGACGACCTATGACGATCGAGCGAGCCTCACAGATCTGACCGCCACGGCGGAGCGTGTCCGCGGGTCGGTCGAGGGTGTGATCGAGGGCAAGCCGGAGGTCGTACGGCTCTCGCTGACCGTGCTCCTCGCCGAGGGGCACCTGCTCATCGAGGATGTACCGGGCGTGGGCAAGACCATGCTCGCCAAGGCGCTCGCGCGGTCCATCGACTGCTCGGTGCGGCGTATCCAGTTCACGCCGGACCTGCTGCCGTCGGACATCACGGGTGTGTCCATCTGGGACCAGCAGCGCCGTGACTTCGAGTTCAAACCGGGAGCGATCTTCGCGCAGATCGTGATCGGCGACGAGATCAACCGCGCGTCCCCGAAGACGCAGTCCGCGCTCCTGGAGTCCATGGAGGAGCGCCAGGTCACCATCGACGGGCAGACGTACGAGCTGCCCAGTCCCTTCATGGTGGTGGCCACGCAGAACCCGGTGGAGATGGAGGGCACCTATCCGCTGCCCGAGGCGCAGCGCGACCGCTTCATGGCGCGCGTCTCGATCGGCTATCCGGGCCCCGAGGCCGAGCTCCAGATGCTGGACGTGCACGGCGGGGTGTCCCCGCTGGACGACCTCCAGCCGGTGGCGCACGCGCACGACATCGTGAAGCTCATCGACGCGGTCCGCACGGTCCACGTCGCCGAGGCCGTGCGGCGGTACGCGGTCGACCTGGTCGGCGCCACCCGCAACCACCCCGATCTGAGACTCGGCGCGTCGCCGCGCGCGACCCTGCACCTGCTGCGGGCCGCCAAGGCGTCCGCGGCGCTCAGCGGCCGTGACTTCGCCCTGCCGGACGACGTGCAGGCGCTGGCCGTCGCCGTCCTCTCGCACCGGCTGCTGCCCACGGCCCAGGCGCAGTTGAACCGCCGCACGGCCGAATCGGTCGTCCTGGAGATCCTGCAGCGCACTCCGGTCCCGGCGGCACAACAGCCCGGCCAGGGATTCTTCGGCCAGCAGCCGCCCGGCGCCCGGAGGCTGTGA
- a CDS encoding DUF58 domain-containing protein, whose product MPSERPGGTGGIGGTGHNGDDGGSGNNGDRGEPGGLRTALAGLTTRGRSFFAAGIAAAVCAYVLGQGDLLRVGLLLAVLPLVCSGVLYRTRYRVAGSRRLTPARVPAGAEARVHLRMENVSRLPTGLLMLQDRVPYVLGPRPRFVLDRVEASGRREVSYRVRSDLRGRYPLGPLQLRLTDPFGMCELTRSFSTYDTLTVVPRVEALPAVRLTGEAKGYGDGRHRSLALAGEDDVIPRGYRYGDDLRRVHWRSTARYGELMVRREEQPQRARCTVLLDSRAVAYQGAGPDSAFEWAVSGTASTLVHMLERGFSVRLLTDTGNSLPGEGADGYAGTGQESADAAGLMMDTLAVIDHSDGAGLSRAYDVLRGGNEGLLVAFLGDLDEEQATVVAKMRQRSGAAVAFLTDSHAWLRGAGAPPSPAAANGLRLLREAGWTAVAVPPGVSLVELWRQADHLRTGTVAAPAASAGPMAGGTGGWT is encoded by the coding sequence ATGCCGTCGGAGCGACCCGGCGGTACCGGCGGCATCGGCGGCACTGGGCACAACGGAGACGACGGAGGCAGCGGAAACAACGGGGACAGGGGGGAGCCGGGCGGCCTGCGCACGGCGCTCGCCGGGCTCACCACCCGGGGCCGCTCCTTCTTCGCCGCGGGCATCGCCGCCGCCGTCTGCGCCTACGTGCTCGGCCAGGGCGACCTGCTGCGGGTCGGGCTGCTCCTCGCGGTCCTGCCGCTGGTGTGCTCCGGCGTGCTGTACCGCACGCGCTACCGCGTCGCGGGCAGCCGCCGGCTGACCCCCGCGCGCGTGCCCGCCGGTGCGGAGGCGCGCGTGCACCTGCGCATGGAGAATGTCTCGCGGCTGCCCACGGGCCTGCTGATGCTCCAGGACCGCGTTCCGTACGTGCTCGGGCCGCGGCCTCGGTTCGTGCTCGACCGCGTGGAGGCGAGCGGGCGCCGCGAGGTGTCCTACCGCGTCCGCTCCGACCTGCGCGGCCGCTATCCGCTGGGCCCGCTCCAGCTGCGCCTCACCGACCCCTTCGGGATGTGCGAGCTGACCAGGTCCTTCTCCACGTACGACACGCTGACGGTGGTCCCGCGCGTGGAGGCGCTCCCGGCGGTGCGCCTGACCGGCGAGGCCAAGGGGTACGGCGACGGACGGCACCGCTCGCTCGCCCTCGCGGGCGAGGACGACGTCATTCCGCGCGGCTACCGCTACGGCGACGACCTGCGCCGCGTCCACTGGCGCTCCACCGCGCGCTACGGCGAGCTGATGGTGCGCCGCGAGGAGCAGCCGCAGCGCGCCCGCTGCACGGTCCTCCTGGACAGCCGCGCGGTGGCCTACCAGGGCGCGGGCCCGGACTCGGCCTTCGAGTGGGCGGTCTCGGGCACGGCCTCCACGCTGGTGCACATGCTCGAGCGGGGCTTCTCCGTACGCCTGTTGACCGACACCGGCAACTCGCTGCCCGGCGAGGGCGCCGACGGATACGCGGGCACCGGCCAGGAGTCGGCGGACGCGGCCGGGCTGATGATGGACACGCTCGCCGTGATCGACCACTCGGACGGCGCGGGCCTCTCGCGCGCGTACGACGTGCTCCGCGGCGGCAACGAAGGCCTCCTCGTGGCCTTCCTCGGCGACCTCGACGAGGAGCAGGCCACGGTGGTCGCCAAGATGCGCCAGCGCAGCGGTGCCGCGGTCGCCTTCCTCACCGACAGCCACGCCTGGCTGCGGGGCGCGGGCGCCCCGCCGTCCCCGGCGGCCGCGAACGGCCTGCGGCTGCTGCGCGAGGCGGGCTGGACGGCGGTCGCCGTGCCGCCCGGGGTGTCGCTGGTCGAGCTGTGGCGCCAGGCGGACCACCTGCGCACCGGCACGGTGGCGGCGCCCGCGGCGAGCGCGGGTCCGATGGCGGGCGGGACAGGGGGATGGACATGA
- a CDS encoding DUF3488 and transglutaminase-like domain-containing protein → MSGRTRLALCAAAATLMASGAMLPLVDESGWVVQAAILLALQSGVGALARRVPLARPLTVAAQALVTLLLLTLVFGREQALAGVIPGPEVFRHFGLLLEAGGDDVGRYAIPAPLTDGIRLMLVGGVLVVGLMVDALAVTFRTAAPAGLPLLALYSIAAGLAEDGAGWLWFLLAAAGYLLLLLAEGRDRLSQWGRVFGGAARPPGRVSAGLDGDGGALAPVRTGRRIGAVALGVALVVPLALPALDGGLLDDSNGPGGGGRGGGGTISAVNPLVALQDSLNQPEDREVISYRTNAKNSQGMYLRIVSLDQFDGTTWKTTVRDIEDIPSRLPDPQGLSPTVRRTEIQTNLSAADGYAQNWLPMPYPASQVRIEGRWRYEPVGRAVVGDRGQTTRGVQYSVNSLVVEPTAEQLAAAPPPPAAVKREFTKVPDSLPSVVEETARRITRDAANDYERAVKLQDWFASDGGFTYNTQVRAGSGPSAIARFLDQKEGFCVHFSFAMASMARTLGIPARVAVGFTPGSAQADGTMSVGLRDAHAWPELYFEGVGWTRFEPTPTRGSVPEYTRDQTPTDDSSDPAAPGPSTSAKESPGPSQSSDCPRDQRQAGGCGSAMPQLASGSDDDGPPVAMIVGGSLAGLAVLAVPLLPLLWRTRVRAVRLGVGGRTEADAAARTLAAWLEVTDTAWDHGIPPDESRTPRTAAARIVRLGKLEAGAAESVHRVAAAVEQVLYAPQPRHATGLPDDVRRLRAGLRASASRPARLRATLAPRSAARVMGALSERWAGLRARWQRRLAKRWPARPAAREGS, encoded by the coding sequence ATGAGTGGGCGTACGCGACTGGCGCTGTGCGCCGCCGCCGCGACGCTGATGGCGTCGGGCGCGATGCTGCCGCTCGTCGACGAGTCGGGCTGGGTGGTGCAGGCGGCGATCCTGCTCGCGCTGCAGAGCGGCGTGGGCGCCCTGGCCCGGCGGGTGCCGCTCGCCCGGCCGCTGACGGTGGCCGCGCAGGCCCTGGTCACGCTGCTGCTCCTGACGCTGGTCTTCGGCCGGGAGCAGGCGCTCGCCGGGGTGATCCCGGGGCCCGAGGTGTTCCGGCACTTCGGGCTGCTCCTGGAGGCGGGCGGCGACGACGTCGGGCGGTACGCGATCCCGGCGCCGCTCACCGACGGCATCCGGCTGATGCTGGTCGGCGGGGTCCTGGTGGTCGGGCTCATGGTGGACGCGCTCGCGGTGACGTTCCGCACGGCCGCGCCGGCGGGCCTTCCACTGCTCGCCCTGTACTCGATCGCGGCGGGCCTCGCCGAGGACGGCGCGGGGTGGCTGTGGTTCCTGCTCGCGGCCGCCGGATATCTGCTGCTGCTCCTCGCGGAGGGCCGGGACCGGCTCTCGCAGTGGGGGCGGGTCTTCGGCGGGGCGGCCCGGCCGCCCGGCCGGGTCTCGGCGGGCCTGGACGGTGACGGCGGCGCGCTCGCCCCGGTGCGCACGGGCCGCCGCATCGGCGCCGTCGCCCTGGGCGTCGCCCTGGTGGTGCCGCTCGCGCTGCCCGCCCTCGACGGCGGCCTCCTGGACGACTCGAACGGGCCGGGGGGCGGCGGCCGCGGGGGCGGCGGCACCATCTCCGCGGTGAACCCGCTGGTCGCGCTCCAGGACAGCCTGAACCAGCCGGAGGACCGCGAGGTCATCTCGTACCGCACGAACGCGAAGAACTCCCAGGGGATGTATCTGCGGATCGTGTCGCTCGACCAGTTCGACGGCACGACGTGGAAGACCACCGTCCGGGACATCGAGGACATCCCCTCGCGCCTGCCGGACCCGCAGGGCCTGTCCCCCACCGTCCGCAGGACCGAGATCCAGACGAACCTCTCGGCGGCGGACGGCTACGCGCAGAACTGGCTGCCCATGCCGTATCCGGCGAGCCAGGTGCGCATCGAGGGGCGCTGGCGGTACGAGCCAGTGGGCCGCGCCGTGGTCGGCGACCGCGGGCAGACCACGCGGGGCGTGCAGTACTCCGTCAACAGCCTGGTCGTGGAGCCCACGGCCGAGCAGCTCGCGGCCGCTCCCCCGCCGCCCGCGGCCGTGAAGCGGGAGTTCACCAAGGTGCCGGACTCGCTGCCCTCGGTGGTGGAGGAGACGGCCCGCAGGATCACCCGCGACGCGGCGAACGACTACGAGCGGGCGGTGAAGCTCCAGGACTGGTTCGCCTCCGACGGCGGCTTCACGTACAACACGCAGGTCCGCGCGGGCAGCGGGCCCTCGGCGATCGCGCGCTTCCTGGACCAGAAGGAGGGCTTCTGCGTCCACTTCTCCTTCGCCATGGCGTCGATGGCGCGCACGCTCGGCATTCCGGCGCGCGTGGCGGTGGGCTTCACACCGGGCTCCGCGCAGGCGGACGGCACCATGTCGGTGGGTCTGCGGGACGCGCACGCCTGGCCCGAGCTGTACTTCGAGGGCGTGGGCTGGACCCGCTTCGAGCCGACGCCGACCCGTGGCTCCGTGCCGGAGTACACCCGGGACCAGACCCCGACCGACGACTCCAGCGACCCGGCGGCGCCCGGGCCGTCCACGTCGGCGAAGGAGTCCCCGGGGCCCTCGCAGTCCTCGGACTGCCCGCGTGACCAGCGGCAGGCGGGCGGCTGCGGCAGCGCGATGCCGCAGCTCGCGTCCGGCTCCGACGACGACGGGCCGCCGGTCGCGATGATCGTGGGCGGGTCGTTGGCGGGGCTCGCCGTGCTCGCGGTGCCCCTGTTGCCGCTGCTGTGGCGGACACGGGTGCGCGCGGTGCGCCTCGGCGTCGGCGGGCGCACCGAGGCGGACGCGGCGGCGCGGACCCTCGCGGCGTGGCTAGAGGTCACGGACACCGCGTGGGACCACGGCATCCCGCCGGACGAGTCCCGGACACCGCGCACGGCGGCGGCCCGGATCGTCCGCCTCGGCAAGCTGGAGGCGGGCGCCGCGGAGTCCGTGCACCGGGTGGCCGCGGCGGTGGAGCAGGTCCTCTACGCGCCGCAGCCGCGGCACGCGACGGGGCTGCCGGACGACGTGCGGCGGCTGCGGGCGGGGCTGCGGGCCTCCGCGAGCCGTCCGGCCCGGCTGCGGGCGACGCTCGCGCCGCGTTCGGCCGCGCGGGTGATGGGGGCGCTTTCGGAGCGCTGGGCCGGGCTGCGCGCCCGGTGGCAGCGGCGCCTCGCCAAGCGCTGGCCGGCCCGGCCCGCGGCGCGCGAGGGGAGTTGA